The Bacillota bacterium genome includes the window GATAGAGGGTCGTGATTATTATTTCACTTCTGAAAGACTCTTCCGTGAGTTTATTGACCAGGGACAACTCTTAGAGTGGGCGCGTGTATATGATTATTATTACGGCACCCCTAGAAAAGCGGTAACCGATGCCCAAGCGGATGGACGAGATGTTCTCCTGGAAATTGATGTTCAGGGAGGTCTCAAGGTAAAAGAAAATTGCCCGGACAGCGTTTTAATCTTCGTTCTTCCGCCTTCGATTGAAGAGTTATCCCGACGACTCGCGTACCGGAATACGGAAAACGAGGACCAAGTCTTGGTTCGCCTTCGCTGGGCGGAAGAAGAACTTCGTTCTTATAACAAGTATGATTATG containing:
- the gmk gene encoding guanylate kinase, coding for MNPGLLLVISGPSGVGKGTICKDLLTMDPTIQLSISMTTRPPREGEIEGRDYYFTSERLFREFIDQGQLLEWARVYDYYYGTPRKAVTDAQADGRDVLLEIDVQGGLKVKENCPDSVLIFVLPPSIEELSRRLAYRNTENEDQVLVRLRWAEEELRSYNKYDY